A DNA window from Halorubrum sp. DM2 contains the following coding sequences:
- a CDS encoding Hsp20/alpha crystallin family protein: MDRDDRDDPFGDFFEEIERMMNEMANANGPSADDAGFGSDTHVDAYATEESVRLVADLPAVSKEDLSLRCDGDALTISAVSDRREYDETVDLPAPVDEHSADATFNNGVLEVTFDRADDSASIDLV; encoded by the coding sequence ATGGACAGAGACGACCGCGACGATCCGTTCGGAGACTTCTTCGAGGAGATCGAGCGGATGATGAACGAGATGGCCAACGCGAACGGGCCGTCCGCGGACGACGCCGGGTTCGGCTCCGACACCCACGTCGACGCGTATGCCACCGAGGAGTCGGTACGTCTCGTCGCCGACCTCCCCGCCGTCTCGAAGGAGGACCTCTCGCTGCGCTGCGACGGCGACGCGCTCACCATCTCCGCGGTCTCCGACCGGCGCGAGTACGACGAGACCGTCGACCTCCCCGCGCCCGTCGACGAACACTCCGCCGACGCGACGTTCAACAACGGCGTCCTGGAGGTCACGTTCGACCGCGCCGACGACAGCGCGTCGATCGACCTCGTCTGA
- a CDS encoding phosphoglycerate kinase, translating to MPTFDTIDDLPTDSRVLVRLDLNSPVEDGEPQDNRRFERHARTVRELAEAGHRVVLMAHQGRPGRDDFTSLSGHAAILADHVGRDVDFVADTYGDEALAAIDALGAGEVLLLENTRMCDGELPEESPEEKAETEFVRTLAPHFDAYVNDAYSAAHRKHASLVGFPLALPAYAGRVMETEYEANTAIATREFDGPVTMVVGGTKATDVIGVMDALDDKVDRFLLGGVAGELFLRAAGHPVGHDVGEMDLFDEQWEANRELIESVLGERGDAVRLASDLAYEGPDGDRAEVAVDDIDEKTEGYLDVGSETVADYEPAIRESDAVFVKGALGVFEDERFADGTVGVLETIAETDCFSVVGGGDTSRAIEMYGMSEADFSHVSIAGGAYIRALTGEPLPAVEVLEAAAKRE from the coding sequence ATGCCCACTTTCGACACCATCGACGACCTTCCGACAGACTCGCGTGTCCTCGTCCGACTCGACCTCAACTCCCCGGTCGAGGACGGCGAACCGCAGGACAACCGACGCTTCGAGCGCCACGCACGGACCGTCCGCGAACTGGCCGAGGCCGGTCATCGCGTCGTGCTCATGGCCCATCAGGGCCGTCCCGGCCGCGACGACTTCACGTCGCTTTCGGGCCACGCCGCGATCCTCGCCGACCACGTCGGCCGCGACGTGGACTTCGTCGCCGACACCTACGGCGACGAGGCGCTGGCGGCGATCGACGCGCTCGGCGCGGGCGAGGTCCTCCTCTTGGAGAACACCCGAATGTGCGACGGCGAACTCCCGGAGGAGTCGCCCGAGGAGAAGGCCGAGACCGAGTTCGTTCGGACGCTGGCACCGCACTTCGACGCGTACGTCAACGACGCGTACTCGGCGGCCCACCGGAAGCACGCCTCGCTGGTCGGGTTTCCGCTCGCCCTCCCCGCGTACGCGGGTCGCGTGATGGAGACGGAGTACGAGGCGAACACCGCCATCGCGACCCGCGAGTTCGACGGCCCGGTGACGATGGTCGTCGGCGGGACGAAGGCGACCGACGTGATCGGCGTGATGGACGCGTTAGACGACAAAGTCGACCGCTTCCTGCTCGGGGGCGTCGCGGGCGAGCTGTTCTTGCGCGCCGCGGGTCACCCGGTCGGTCACGACGTCGGGGAGATGGATCTGTTCGACGAGCAGTGGGAGGCCAACCGCGAGCTGATCGAGTCGGTGCTCGGCGAGCGCGGCGACGCGGTCCGGCTGGCGAGCGACCTCGCGTACGAGGGTCCCGACGGGGACCGCGCAGAGGTCGCCGTCGACGACATCGACGAGAAGACGGAAGGGTACCTCGACGTCGGCTCGGAGACGGTCGCCGACTACGAGCCGGCGATCCGCGAGTCCGACGCCGTCTTCGTGAAGGGCGCGCTCGGCGTCTTCGAGGACGAGCGGTTCGCGGACGGGACGGTCGGCGTCTTAGAGACCATCGCCGAGACCGACTGCTTCTCGGTCGTCGGCGGCGGCGACACCTCGCGGGCCATCGAGATGTACGGCATGAGCGAGGCGGACTTCTCGCACGTCTCCATCGCGGGCGGGGCGTACATCCGCGCGCTGACGGGCGAGCCGCTCCCGGCGGTCGAAGTGCTGGAGGCGGCGGCGAAGCGGGAGTAG
- the lrp gene encoding HTH-type transcriptional regulator Lrp: MTYENLDAKLINSLLSNGRASLRSLGDELDVSVTTVSNHLRDLEEEGVIRGYTPVVDYDKLGYDVTAILQLKVEGSALPDVTEKLRQEKQMVSVYEVTGDYDVIAIGKFTDTDGMNDQIKSILTDADIRESNTSVVLNAVTENAQFDLDVDEE, translated from the coding sequence ATGACGTACGAAAACCTCGACGCGAAGCTCATTAACTCCCTGCTCAGTAACGGCCGCGCGAGCCTTCGAAGCCTCGGGGACGAGTTGGACGTCTCGGTGACGACGGTGTCGAACCACCTCCGCGACCTCGAAGAAGAGGGAGTCATTCGGGGGTATACGCCCGTCGTCGACTACGACAAGCTCGGCTACGACGTCACCGCTATCCTCCAGCTCAAGGTCGAGGGGAGCGCCCTGCCGGACGTCACGGAGAAGCTGCGGCAGGAGAAACAGATGGTGAGCGTCTACGAGGTCACCGGCGACTACGACGTGATCGCGATCGGGAAGTTCACCGACACCGACGGGATGAACGACCAGATCAAGTCGATCCTCACGGACGCCGACATCCGCGAGTCGAACACGAGCGTCGTCCTGAACGCGGTCACCGAGAACGCGCAGTTCGACCTCGACGTCGACGAGGAGTGA
- a CDS encoding RimK family alpha-L-glutamate ligase, whose amino-acid sequence MIRLAMTTDAETFERVREPLGERGIEVGHVRAKERSLRVSSGGGERAEPADEFDGFDVGLVYPTRLMEGAVVDERLGVPWVNGRDAVVTSRNKAGVLAALDAAGLPTPGTTLVSNPVDESVVVDAVNDFSYPVVVKPNSATRGVGVATASDLDSLLGVVDYLNLIHDYRATGDKSFLIQEFLPDARDYRAMVVDGRYAGAVERVLDDDALAAGRWKHNVHRGATARGVDLDSEARDLAERAAETLGIDYLGVDLLATDDRLVVNETNARPTVDAATKYEDDFYDRLAALIRRTASRE is encoded by the coding sequence ATGATCCGGCTCGCGATGACCACCGACGCGGAGACGTTCGAACGCGTGCGCGAGCCGCTCGGCGAGCGCGGGATCGAGGTCGGCCACGTGCGGGCGAAAGAGCGATCCCTGCGAGTTTCGAGCGGGGGCGGCGAGAGAGCGGAGCCGGCGGACGAGTTCGACGGCTTCGACGTCGGTCTCGTCTATCCGACGCGGCTCATGGAGGGCGCGGTCGTCGACGAGCGGTTGGGCGTCCCGTGGGTGAACGGCCGCGACGCGGTCGTGACCTCGCGGAACAAGGCGGGCGTGCTGGCGGCGCTCGACGCCGCCGGACTCCCCACCCCCGGGACGACGCTCGTCTCGAACCCCGTCGACGAGTCGGTCGTCGTCGACGCCGTCAACGACTTTTCGTACCCCGTCGTCGTCAAGCCGAACTCCGCGACCCGCGGGGTGGGGGTCGCGACCGCGAGCGACCTCGACTCGCTTCTCGGCGTCGTCGACTACCTGAACCTGATCCACGACTACCGCGCGACGGGCGACAAGTCGTTCCTGATCCAAGAGTTCCTCCCGGACGCCCGCGACTACCGCGCGATGGTCGTCGACGGGCGGTACGCGGGGGCGGTGGAACGCGTTCTCGACGACGACGCGCTCGCGGCCGGCCGGTGGAAACACAACGTCCACCGGGGCGCGACGGCCCGCGGCGTCGACCTCGACTCCGAGGCGCGCGACCTCGCCGAGCGCGCGGCCGAGACGCTGGGGATCGACTACCTGGGCGTCGACCTGCTGGCGACCGACGACCGGCTCGTCGTCAACGAGACGAACGCCCGGCCGACCGTCGACGCCGCGACGAAGTACGAGGACGACTTCTACGACCGACTCGCGGCGCTGATCCGACGGACCGCTAGCAGAGAGTAG
- the gap gene encoding type I glyceraldehyde-3-phosphate dehydrogenase, producing MSKSHLAAGDDVSDDEVVRVGLNGFGRIGRNVFRAVLESPRIELVGINDVMDFDDMGYLAKYDTVMGRLDGVERDGEELTIGGTSVPLFNVQDPADLPWDELDVDVALECTGIFRTRDDASAHLDGGADTVIISAPPKGEKPVKQLVYGVNHDEYEGDDVISNASCTTNSITPVAKVLDAEFGIDAGTLTTVHAYTGSQSLIDGPMSKRRRGRAAAENIVPTSTGAAGAAQEVLPQLEGKIDGMAMRVPVPTGSITEFVVSLDEQVTEEDVNAAFRDAADSGPLAGVLGYTDDEVVSSDIVGLPFSSYVDLQSTNVIAGGKLLKILTWYDNEYGFSNRMLDMAAYVHDEA from the coding sequence ATGAGTAAATCGCATCTGGCAGCTGGCGACGACGTGAGCGACGACGAGGTCGTTCGAGTGGGACTCAACGGCTTCGGTCGCATCGGGCGCAACGTGTTCCGCGCGGTCTTGGAGAGTCCGCGGATCGAACTCGTCGGGATCAACGACGTGATGGATTTCGACGACATGGGCTACCTCGCGAAGTACGACACCGTCATGGGTCGGCTCGACGGCGTCGAGCGCGACGGCGAGGAGCTGACGATCGGCGGGACCTCGGTTCCGCTGTTCAACGTTCAGGATCCCGCTGACCTCCCGTGGGACGAGCTCGACGTCGACGTCGCCTTAGAGTGTACGGGCATCTTCCGCACCCGCGACGACGCGAGCGCGCACCTCGACGGCGGCGCGGACACCGTGATCATCTCCGCCCCGCCGAAGGGCGAGAAGCCGGTCAAACAGCTCGTCTACGGCGTCAACCACGACGAGTACGAGGGCGACGACGTGATCTCGAACGCCTCCTGTACGACGAACTCCATCACGCCGGTCGCGAAGGTGCTCGACGCGGAGTTCGGCATCGACGCCGGGACCCTCACCACCGTCCACGCCTACACCGGCTCGCAGAGCCTCATCGACGGTCCGATGTCGAAGCGCCGCCGCGGCCGCGCGGCCGCCGAGAACATCGTCCCCACCTCGACCGGCGCGGCGGGCGCTGCGCAGGAGGTCCTCCCGCAACTGGAGGGCAAAATCGACGGGATGGCGATGCGCGTCCCGGTTCCGACCGGCTCCATCACCGAGTTCGTCGTCAGCCTCGACGAGCAGGTCACCGAGGAGGATGTCAACGCCGCCTTCCGCGACGCGGCCGACTCCGGCCCGCTCGCGGGCGTTCTCGGCTACACCGACGACGAGGTCGTCTCCTCGGACATCGTCGGCCTCCCCTTCTCCAGCTACGTCGACCTCCAGTCGACGAACGTCATCGCCGGCGGGAAGCTCCTGAAGATCCTCACCTGGTACGACAACGAGTACGGCTTCTCGAACCGGATGCTCGACATGGCCGCGTACGTCCACGACGAGGCGTAA